One Methanofollis sp. genomic window, CGCCGGTGCGGTGTAAAAACGGATCCGGTCGGGACCGATGCTACTATCGTGTGCGTCCATTGTGTCCCCTCGTCTGACTTTCGGCCCTGTCGAGGAACTCCCTGACGACGGCAAGGTAGGCGGCCGTCGCCTCCAGGTGGTGCTCGTGCGCCGCCCCCTCGAAGACGGCGATCTCCGATCCCGGCATCATATGATGATAATATGCCGTCGTCGCCGGGGTCGCCTCGTCGAACTCGCCGCAGGTGAAGAGGGCGGGGACCGCGATCTCGTGGAGGCGTCCGGCACGCTCGAAGTCTCCGAGACTGCCGGTGATGGTGAACTCGCTCGGGCCCCACATCTGCAGGTAGATGTCGGTGTTCAGGCGCTCGAATGTCCTCATCAGGCAGTCGGGCCAGGGGTCTGTGCGGCAGACGTGGCGGCGGTAATAGGCCGTCATCGCCTCCTGGTAGGCGGGGCCGTCGTAGCTGCCCGCCTCTTCGGCGCGGAGGATCGCCTCCCTGTGGTCGTCGGGGAGGGCCTGGAGATATCTCCGCCCGTCCGCGGCCCAGCGCGAGGCCGAGAGGCAGGGCGCGGAGAGGACGAGGCTCTCCACCCCGTCGGGCCGGTGCGTGAGCATGTACTCGACGGCGAGCATCGTCCCCCAGGACTGGCCGAGGATGTGGACGCGGTCGAGGCCGAGGGCCTCCCGCACCGCGGCGAGTTCGTCCACGGCACGTTCGAGCGTCCAGAGGGAGGGGTCGTCCGGGCGGTCGGAGTCCCCGCAGCCGAGCTGGTCGTAGAAGACCACCGACCTCCCCCCCAGGGCGGCGAGGGGTTCGAGGTAGTCGGACGTGCAGCCAGGGCCGCCGTGGAGGACGAGGAGGGGGGTGCCGCTCTCCTCCGCTCCGGCGATATGGTACCATACCCGCCCCCCGGGCACGTCTGCGAAACCTTCATGG contains:
- a CDS encoding proline iminopeptidase-family hydrolase — its product is MDLPHEGFADVPGGRVWYHIAGAEESGTPLLVLHGGPGCTSDYLEPLAALGGRSVVFYDQLGCGDSDRPDDPSLWTLERAVDELAAVREALGLDRVHILGQSWGTMLAVEYMLTHRPDGVESLVLSAPCLSASRWAADGRRYLQALPDDHREAILRAEEAGSYDGPAYQEAMTAYYRRHVCRTDPWPDCLMRTFERLNTDIYLQMWGPSEFTITGSLGDFERAGRLHEIAVPALFTCGEFDEATPATTAYYHHMMPGSEIAVFEGAAHEHHLEATAAYLAVVREFLDRAESQTRGHNGRTR